A window of Odocoileus virginianus isolate 20LAN1187 ecotype Illinois chromosome 22, Ovbor_1.2, whole genome shotgun sequence contains these coding sequences:
- the LOC139030330 gene encoding dynactin-associated protein-like translates to MDRKRGKYVVNIEDSGNQPPLQNLPNYEAHSSACGLTTSIDVTGDAGPNLTDVCTNTGTLGYSEFPNRESPCCQMTRNFFSDWSLWKIFLASLLASVITTAVGVLIVSLVYNGKNNSPQIVI, encoded by the exons ATGGACAGAAAACGTGGAAAATACGTAGTGAATATTGAAGACTCTGGAAACCAGCCA CCACTACAGAACCTTCCAAACTATGAAGCTCACAGTTCAGCATGTGGGCTTACAACATCAATTGATGTAACTGGTGATGCTGGTCCCAATTTAACTGATGTCTGCACCAACACAGGAACCCTTGGATATTCAGAATTTCCAAACAGAGAATCTCCATGTTGTCAG ATGACAAGAAATTTCTTCAGTGACTGGTCTCTGTGGAAAATATTCCTGGCTTCTCTCTTAGCTTCTGTGATAACAACAGCAGTTGGAGTATTGATAGTGAGTCTGGTatataatgggaaaaataatagtcCCCAAATTGTTATA